One window of Candidatus Nitrospira kreftii genomic DNA carries:
- a CDS encoding flagellar biosynthesis protein translates to MGNSRQWRNTIMWVSGFCATSLFLIPLSDAVASGPSISFDFGPDGPKQTAVVIQILILLTVLSLAPALFIMVTSFTRIVIVLSFLRQALGTQAVPPNQVLLSLALFLTMFIMAPVGQAVYNSAVQPLMAEQISYEEAWKKGSEPVRGFMLRQVRDKDLELFITLSKIPKPERVEDVPTHAIIPAFILSELRIAFQIGFLIYIPFLIVDMVVASILMSMGMMLLPPVVISLPFKLILFVLADGWYLVVGSMVRSFQ, encoded by the coding sequence ATGGGCAATAGTCGACAATGGCGGAATACCATCATGTGGGTGAGCGGCTTCTGTGCAACGTCGCTTTTCCTGATCCCGCTATCGGATGCGGTGGCGAGTGGTCCGTCCATCAGTTTCGATTTCGGACCAGACGGTCCCAAACAGACTGCCGTCGTCATACAAATCTTAATCCTCCTCACGGTGCTGTCCTTGGCACCGGCCCTCTTCATTATGGTCACCTCGTTCACGAGGATTGTCATCGTGTTGTCATTCCTGCGTCAGGCTCTCGGCACTCAGGCGGTCCCTCCGAATCAAGTGCTGCTGTCTTTAGCGCTGTTCTTGACGATGTTCATCATGGCTCCGGTTGGGCAGGCTGTGTACAACAGCGCCGTACAACCGCTCATGGCCGAGCAGATCTCGTATGAAGAGGCATGGAAAAAGGGGAGCGAACCGGTGCGAGGGTTCATGCTGCGGCAGGTGCGGGACAAGGATTTGGAACTGTTCATCACGTTGAGTAAAATCCCAAAACCCGAACGGGTCGAGGATGTCCCGACGCATGCGATCATCCCCGCGTTTATTCTCAGCGAGCTGCGCATTGCATTCCAAATTGGATTTCTGATCTACATTCCATTTCTAATCGTCGATATGGTCGTCGCGAGCATACTCATGTCGATGGGTATGATGCTGTTGCCTCCTGTGGTGATCTCTCTTCCGTTCAAGTTGATTCTCTTTGTCTTGGCCGACGGGTGGTATCTCGTGGTGGGATCGATGGTGCGAAGCTTTCAGTGA
- a CDS encoding Site-determining protein encodes MQLRIRKSVLVSDDVDTGGELATQVIAVASGKGGVGKTNVVANLAVSLSKAGKRVLLLDADLGLGNLDVLLGLVPRHTIEDVLVGTHTLAEIMLKGPAGINVLPASSGVPRLTSLTESQQLMIQEQLADLAAEMDVLLIDTGAGISPNVTFFASSADETMVIISPEPTSLTDAYALIKVLARQFRERRFKVLVNQAKSPREASEVFGKLDVAVDRFLHVSVELVGAIPYDDYIHMAVMQQKAVSDMFPEAPAAQAFKRLAQQVAQWPKPRLPKSSVQLLWQRSATHAGS; translated from the coding sequence ATGCAATTGAGAATAAGAAAATCTGTCCTGGTATCGGATGATGTGGATACAGGAGGTGAGTTGGCCACTCAAGTCATCGCTGTCGCCAGCGGGAAAGGCGGGGTCGGAAAAACCAACGTGGTGGCGAATCTTGCTGTGTCGCTTTCGAAGGCAGGGAAGCGAGTACTTCTTCTCGATGCTGATCTTGGCCTCGGGAATCTTGATGTACTCCTCGGACTTGTTCCACGGCATACCATCGAAGACGTATTGGTCGGGACACATACCCTAGCGGAGATCATGCTGAAGGGTCCGGCAGGGATCAATGTTCTGCCGGCCAGCTCAGGTGTCCCACGCCTGACGTCATTGACGGAATCGCAACAGTTGATGATTCAAGAACAGCTGGCAGATCTCGCGGCAGAGATGGATGTGCTTCTCATCGACACCGGGGCGGGGATTTCGCCGAACGTAACCTTTTTTGCCTCGTCGGCAGATGAGACGATGGTGATCATATCGCCAGAGCCCACTTCACTCACGGACGCGTATGCGTTGATCAAGGTCTTGGCTCGCCAATTTCGGGAGCGCCGGTTCAAGGTTCTCGTGAATCAAGCGAAGAGCCCACGTGAAGCGTCAGAGGTGTTTGGAAAGCTTGATGTAGCGGTGGATCGTTTCCTTCATGTATCCGTCGAGTTGGTGGGAGCTATTCCTTACGACGACTACATTCATATGGCGGTGATGCAGCAGAAGGCCGTTTCCGACATGTTTCCTGAAGCGCCGGCGGCTCAAGCATTCAAGCGGCTTGCGCAACAGGTGGCTCAGTGGCCGAAACCGCGCCTCCCCAAAAGCTCTGTACAACTCCTTTGGCAACGATCAGCCACGCATGCTGGTAGCTGA
- a CDS encoding Flagellar biosynthetic protein FlhB: MADDDKSNKTEPATPKRKEEARKKGQVAMSRDVSTAAILLGGIGLLAAMLPVGLQRMTEMTRQGLTLSFPVEFYDGMSIEQVYTVVIQAGLTVFALSLPIVVGVLVVGSAASLLQTGLLWKSNGLQPEFARINPIKGLSKLASFRSVMELIKGLLKIAIVTGVGIWVARFDILRIPELIEFDMGSVLQVTGQLSLKVGLAVSGAIAGLAVLDYFYQRYEWERDLRMSKEEIKEEHKSTEGDPLIKNRVRTVQRELTRKRMMAAVKTADVVITNPTHLAVALKYDTSKMSAPVVVAKGAGLIAERIRELARHHGVPVVENKFVARTLFKLVDIGREIPNDLYRAVAEILAFVYRARGVTP; encoded by the coding sequence ATGGCTGACGACGATAAGTCGAACAAGACAGAGCCCGCGACTCCGAAACGAAAGGAGGAGGCACGGAAAAAAGGGCAGGTCGCCATGAGCCGCGATGTGTCAACGGCGGCTATTCTCTTAGGGGGCATTGGGTTGTTGGCCGCTATGTTGCCGGTCGGTCTTCAACGAATGACGGAGATGACACGACAGGGTCTGACGCTCTCGTTTCCAGTCGAATTTTACGACGGCATGTCGATTGAACAGGTCTATACGGTCGTGATTCAAGCCGGGCTCACAGTGTTCGCCTTAAGTCTACCGATCGTCGTGGGGGTGTTGGTGGTGGGAAGCGCCGCTTCGCTGCTGCAGACAGGCTTGTTATGGAAATCCAACGGATTGCAACCGGAGTTTGCCCGCATCAATCCGATCAAAGGGCTCTCCAAACTGGCCTCCTTCCGCTCCGTGATGGAATTGATCAAAGGCCTACTGAAGATCGCCATTGTGACGGGTGTCGGCATCTGGGTCGCACGCTTCGACATTCTGCGGATTCCTGAATTGATCGAGTTCGACATGGGGTCCGTCTTGCAGGTAACCGGTCAATTGTCGCTTAAAGTCGGATTGGCCGTTTCCGGAGCGATCGCAGGGCTCGCAGTGCTCGACTATTTCTATCAGCGTTATGAATGGGAACGTGACCTTCGCATGTCGAAGGAGGAGATTAAAGAAGAACACAAATCCACGGAAGGCGATCCTCTGATCAAGAATCGAGTGCGGACCGTCCAGCGAGAACTCACGAGAAAACGCATGATGGCTGCAGTCAAGACGGCAGATGTGGTGATCACGAACCCGACACATTTGGCAGTCGCTCTGAAATATGACACGTCAAAGATGTCGGCGCCGGTCGTGGTCGCGAAGGGCGCGGGTCTGATTGCGGAGCGTATCCGAGAGCTGGCGCGGCATCATGGCGTGCCGGTCGTCGAAAACAAATTCGTTGCAAGAACGCTTTTTAAACTTGTCGATATCGGGAGGGAGATTCCCAATGATCTCTATCGTGCGGTAGCCGAGATCCTGGCGTTCGTGTATCGCGCTAGAGGTGTAACACCATGA
- a CDS encoding putative flagellar export pore protein — protein sequence MAAATEPLGPTQFLKHPDIMMSVGVVAIIMVMLLPLPRFMLDLLLSFDITLSVLILLVGLQVRRPIEFSVFPSILLMITLFRLSLNIASTRLILLHGNEGAGAAGEVIRAFGNFIVGGNYTVGLVVFTILVIINFVVVTKGAGRVAEVAARFTLDAMPGKQMSIDADLNSGLINETEARRRRREITEEADFYGAMDGASKFVRGDAIAAVIIILVNILGGLAIGILQQGMSPGLAAQTYTVLTVGEGLVAQIPALIVSTAAGIVVTRAASDTDLGGEMARQLLMSSKAVGIAAGILLALGLVPGLPHVAFLLLGSGVAWIAYNLYQQEQDQAAPTPAPVTAKVEEGVTRVTPLDLMEVQVGYGLIGLVEGTQGTALLDRIKALRRQFAESMGFVVPPIHIRDNLQLRPNEYAIILKGVEIAKADVVPGHLLAIDPGTGQRGLVQGIETKEPAFGLPALWVPDDAREQAQMAGYTVVDASSAIATHLSELIKRHGHELLGRQEVQALLDEVGKSHPKLVEELIPTLLPLGTVVRVLGNLLKEGIPIRDIRSILEAVSDQATNTKDADILTEYARQSLARTITKQYQAPDGTLQVITLDPRLDRSLADQVAALPPGVALNLDPTVSHKLLSNLKQAAERVAARGQQPIVLCSQAVRRHLRRHSDRLLHSVPVIGLNEVDSFVRLQSLDTVRIDLELAQPS from the coding sequence ATGGCAGCAGCAACAGAACCACTAGGACCGACGCAGTTCCTTAAACACCCTGACATCATGATGTCCGTCGGGGTTGTGGCCATTATCATGGTGATGTTGCTGCCGTTGCCACGGTTTATGCTCGATTTGCTGTTGAGTTTTGATATTACCCTTTCGGTCCTCATTCTCCTCGTCGGACTTCAAGTGCGGCGGCCGATCGAGTTTTCTGTGTTTCCTTCGATTCTTCTCATGATCACCTTGTTCCGGTTGTCCCTCAATATTGCGTCGACCAGGCTGATCTTGCTGCATGGCAATGAAGGGGCCGGGGCAGCCGGGGAAGTCATTCGAGCATTCGGAAATTTTATTGTGGGGGGGAATTACACCGTCGGCTTGGTGGTTTTCACCATCCTCGTCATCATCAATTTTGTCGTGGTGACGAAAGGGGCAGGTCGCGTGGCCGAGGTGGCTGCTCGGTTCACGTTGGATGCGATGCCCGGGAAACAGATGAGCATTGATGCGGATCTTAACTCCGGTCTGATCAACGAAACGGAGGCGCGCCGCCGAAGGCGGGAGATTACGGAAGAGGCGGATTTTTACGGTGCGATGGACGGAGCCAGCAAATTCGTTCGCGGCGACGCGATCGCGGCTGTGATTATCATTTTGGTCAATATTCTCGGTGGATTGGCTATCGGTATTCTGCAGCAAGGGATGAGTCCGGGCCTAGCGGCGCAGACCTATACGGTGCTGACGGTTGGTGAGGGGTTAGTCGCGCAGATTCCCGCGCTGATTGTTTCGACAGCAGCCGGTATTGTCGTGACCCGCGCCGCTTCGGATACAGATCTCGGCGGGGAGATGGCGCGGCAGCTGTTGATGTCATCGAAAGCAGTGGGAATTGCCGCAGGTATTCTTTTGGCGCTTGGACTTGTGCCTGGCCTTCCCCATGTGGCCTTCCTGCTGTTGGGGAGCGGTGTCGCTTGGATTGCCTACAATCTTTATCAGCAGGAGCAGGATCAGGCAGCCCCAACACCAGCTCCTGTCACCGCCAAAGTGGAAGAAGGGGTGACTCGTGTGACACCGCTCGATCTCATGGAGGTCCAGGTCGGGTATGGACTGATCGGACTGGTTGAGGGAACGCAAGGGACTGCGTTGCTCGATAGGATTAAGGCGTTACGTCGACAATTTGCCGAATCAATGGGTTTTGTTGTCCCACCGATTCATATCCGTGACAACTTGCAGCTACGCCCGAACGAATATGCCATTATTTTAAAGGGTGTGGAGATTGCGAAAGCCGACGTTGTGCCTGGCCATCTCTTAGCGATTGATCCTGGGACCGGTCAGCGAGGGTTGGTGCAAGGAATTGAAACCAAAGAACCTGCGTTTGGCTTGCCAGCTCTCTGGGTCCCTGATGATGCTCGAGAACAAGCTCAAATGGCCGGTTATACGGTGGTTGATGCGAGTTCTGCCATCGCCACACATCTTTCCGAGTTGATCAAGCGTCATGGCCATGAATTGCTGGGAAGACAAGAGGTTCAAGCGTTACTGGATGAAGTTGGAAAGTCGCACCCCAAGTTAGTCGAAGAACTCATCCCAACGTTGCTGCCGCTTGGGACGGTCGTGCGTGTCCTCGGCAATCTGCTCAAAGAAGGGATTCCGATTCGAGACATCCGATCTATCCTGGAGGCTGTTTCGGATCAGGCCACGAATACTAAGGATGCGGACATCCTGACGGAATATGCGCGGCAGTCTCTTGCCAGAACTATTACCAAACAGTATCAGGCGCCGGACGGTACGCTCCAGGTCATTACGTTGGATCCACGACTTGATCGGTCTTTAGCGGACCAAGTGGCAGCCTTACCCCCTGGCGTCGCCTTGAACCTCGATCCAACGGTCTCGCATAAGCTTCTGAGTAACTTGAAACAAGCGGCTGAACGGGTTGCGGCTCGAGGGCAGCAACCGATTGTCCTGTGTTCTCAAGCGGTGCGCCGCCACCTCCGGCGGCACAGTGATCGTCTGCTGCATTCCGTTCCTGTGATAGGACTGAACGAAGTGGATTCTTTTGTTCGTTTGCAATCTCTCGATACCGTTCGAATCGACTTGGAATTGGCACAGCCATCCTAG
- a CDS encoding Flagellar biosynthesis protein FlhF has translation MKVKIFHAVTMQDAMRAIKEELGPDAIILSSKEVREGGRLLRVFNRPVLEIMAAAEQEAQQLTQLKESRHNSDRSVPPPVTQPPSPVAVQTFQQTLQTMLQPNHEDLSPSVDRQSAPLRRTRPQARRQRLHHLRTAMAELSGLIQDLSHENTQAGSPAIPRFLMTLHRILVAGGVNPTTATVLVNEAHSTIQHEGTCDDVSAQYALQRAIARRVATSGSFIDDRAHPTVGILIGPSGAGKTSAVAKLAAYYRQEQGKSVALISFDTYRENAVAQLRRYARIVGVPFACALSARQVSEGLRRHTRVDLVLIDMPGIGPDDLTVAKELCGLLPEGTVATHLVLSALTGTHEARRVIRRLDDFPRLQLLFTKLDEAESLGTIFEVAHQVGIPLSYWSVGRRVPGDIEVASSERLAALLTTEGAAGVPVFSRQSVRASVATSAMTGVGIHRE, from the coding sequence ATGAAGGTGAAGATATTTCATGCAGTGACGATGCAGGATGCCATGCGGGCCATTAAGGAAGAACTCGGGCCGGATGCCATCATCCTATCGTCAAAAGAAGTGCGCGAAGGGGGACGATTACTGCGTGTATTCAATCGACCGGTGTTGGAAATTATGGCGGCCGCTGAACAAGAAGCTCAACAGCTTACTCAGCTGAAGGAGAGCCGCCACAACAGCGATCGATCCGTACCCCCTCCCGTTACTCAACCTCCCTCGCCAGTGGCCGTGCAGACGTTTCAGCAAACGCTGCAAACCATGCTCCAGCCGAATCACGAAGACCTCTCTCCTTCTGTAGATCGGCAGTCTGCCCCGTTGAGACGAACGCGCCCTCAGGCAAGGCGACAGCGGCTTCATCACCTACGCACTGCAATGGCCGAACTGAGTGGTTTGATACAGGACCTCTCTCACGAGAACACTCAGGCGGGGAGTCCTGCCATACCACGTTTCCTCATGACCCTGCACCGCATCCTCGTTGCAGGTGGGGTCAATCCGACAACGGCTACAGTCCTCGTGAATGAGGCCCACTCGACTATTCAGCATGAGGGAACGTGCGACGATGTGTCGGCTCAATACGCGCTACAACGAGCGATTGCACGGCGTGTCGCAACAAGCGGCTCTTTCATTGATGACCGAGCGCATCCCACCGTCGGCATTCTCATTGGACCAAGTGGAGCCGGAAAAACATCCGCGGTGGCCAAGCTGGCGGCCTATTATCGTCAAGAGCAAGGGAAATCCGTCGCGCTGATCAGCTTTGATACGTATCGCGAGAATGCTGTGGCGCAGTTGCGGCGCTATGCCAGGATTGTAGGAGTGCCGTTCGCGTGTGCGCTGTCGGCCCGGCAGGTATCTGAAGGACTCCGTCGTCATACTCGAGTCGATCTGGTGCTCATCGACATGCCTGGAATCGGACCGGACGATCTTACGGTGGCCAAAGAGTTGTGTGGTCTACTACCGGAAGGGACGGTAGCAACACATCTGGTTCTCTCAGCTCTTACCGGAACACATGAAGCTCGTCGTGTCATCAGACGCCTTGACGATTTCCCACGACTGCAGCTTCTTTTTACCAAACTCGATGAGGCGGAATCATTAGGGACGATCTTTGAAGTGGCGCATCAAGTCGGTATTCCACTTTCCTATTGGAGTGTCGGGCGGCGAGTTCCCGGGGATATCGAAGTCGCCTCATCGGAACGTTTGGCAGCTCTTCTCACGACGGAAGGGGCTGCTGGTGTTCCAGTCTTCAGCCGTCAATCGGTTCGAGCATCGGTCGCGACTTCTGCCATGACAGGAGTTGGAATTCACCGCGAATAA
- a CDS encoding Flagellar protein FliL, which yields MADAAAADEKASVAVPAPAFPIKLLIIVCVAALVFGVGGAVVAVKFLGGSDKASETSEEHKSEVAVKTESHSGAGGKQGQTATPGVMVDLDPFIVNLADTPEVRYLKLTIKLEVENEAVSTDLSARIPQVRDAVLVLLSSKDVNAVRTTQGKFQLRDEITQRINGLLPKPGVRSAYFTDFVVQ from the coding sequence ATGGCAGATGCAGCCGCGGCAGATGAAAAAGCTTCAGTAGCGGTCCCCGCTCCAGCGTTTCCAATCAAATTACTCATTATCGTGTGTGTTGCGGCTCTCGTCTTCGGCGTGGGGGGGGCAGTGGTAGCCGTGAAATTTCTAGGTGGGTCGGATAAAGCTTCAGAAACATCTGAAGAGCATAAGAGTGAGGTTGCAGTGAAGACTGAATCTCATAGTGGAGCCGGTGGCAAGCAGGGTCAGACCGCCACACCAGGAGTCATGGTCGATCTGGACCCGTTCATTGTGAACCTTGCGGATACACCGGAGGTGCGTTACTTGAAACTGACCATCAAACTTGAGGTGGAAAATGAAGCTGTGTCTACTGATCTGTCCGCGCGGATTCCTCAAGTCCGAGATGCTGTGCTCGTGCTCCTCAGCAGCAAGGATGTGAATGCCGTGAGAACGACACAGGGGAAATTCCAGCTGCGTGACGAAATCACTCAACGGATCAATGGTCTCCTCCCTAAACCCGGCGTCCGTTCTGCCTACTTCACTGACTTCGTCGTGCAGTAA
- a CDS encoding Flagellar motor switch protein FliN — MAESESAMRTDLQAEGKAAPQPASFPSVQGAETGGTPKNMDFLLDIPMSVAVYVGSTKMAIRDLLQLAQGSVIELDKLAGEPMEVMVNNKLVARGEVVVVNEKFGIRLTDVVSAAERVQQLR; from the coding sequence ATGGCTGAATCAGAATCTGCGATGCGCACAGACCTTCAAGCGGAGGGGAAGGCTGCTCCCCAGCCAGCATCGTTTCCGTCCGTGCAAGGGGCGGAAACAGGAGGAACTCCGAAGAATATGGATTTTCTACTCGACATTCCCATGAGCGTAGCCGTCTACGTCGGGTCCACCAAGATGGCGATCCGCGATCTGTTGCAACTCGCCCAAGGCTCCGTGATTGAACTGGATAAATTGGCGGGCGAACCGATGGAAGTGATGGTGAATAATAAACTCGTTGCCCGTGGTGAAGTCGTGGTCGTGAATGAAAAATTCGGAATTCGACTGACAGATGTGGTAAGTGCCGCGGAGCGCGTGCAGCAGCTTCGTTGA
- a CDS encoding Flagellar motor switch protein FliM: protein MEKILSQEEIDALLKGVVSGEVDTAPKENESAAKGVTQYDLFNQERIIRGRMPTMEMINDRFIRRQSVVWTNMFRDAVDFVVVGTQVIKFGEFLKKVPMPSSLNVFHMPPLRGSALFVMDAFLVYLIVDYFFGGKGQTHVKPEGRDFTPVQLRIIKKLLLQALVDLEKAWHAIVPVKVEYLRSESNPQFAMVVTSSEIVVVVTLQVVLGETARELHIVYPYSMLEPIKEKLYSGLVSDQVDQDGDWSQRFRERLQECPLPIAVRLGTATVTVKDVMNFSAGDVILLDQRPGDPLDCYIEGYHKFQGSPGIYKGNHACRVTKTMN, encoded by the coding sequence ATGGAAAAGATCCTCTCTCAAGAAGAAATCGATGCGCTCTTGAAAGGAGTGGTGTCGGGAGAAGTCGATACGGCTCCCAAGGAAAACGAGTCTGCCGCAAAAGGAGTCACGCAATACGATTTGTTCAACCAAGAGCGAATCATTCGCGGTCGAATGCCGACCATGGAGATGATCAACGATCGGTTCATTCGTCGCCAGTCTGTTGTCTGGACCAACATGTTTCGCGATGCGGTCGATTTTGTCGTCGTCGGGACGCAGGTGATCAAATTTGGCGAGTTTCTGAAGAAGGTACCGATGCCGTCGTCCTTAAATGTGTTTCATATGCCCCCGTTACGAGGGAGCGCTCTTTTCGTGATGGATGCCTTCTTGGTGTATTTGATCGTGGATTATTTTTTTGGTGGGAAAGGTCAGACGCATGTCAAGCCAGAAGGACGTGACTTTACACCTGTCCAATTGAGGATCATCAAGAAGTTGTTGCTCCAGGCCCTTGTCGACCTTGAGAAGGCATGGCATGCCATTGTGCCGGTGAAAGTTGAGTATTTGCGGTCTGAAAGTAATCCTCAGTTTGCGATGGTTGTTACCTCGTCCGAGATTGTTGTGGTCGTTACGCTGCAAGTCGTGCTGGGGGAGACTGCGCGGGAACTACACATTGTTTACCCTTATTCGATGCTCGAGCCGATCAAGGAAAAACTCTATTCCGGGCTCGTGTCCGATCAAGTGGATCAGGATGGTGACTGGAGCCAGCGATTCCGCGAACGATTGCAAGAATGCCCGCTTCCTATCGCCGTACGACTTGGAACTGCGACTGTGACGGTAAAGGACGTGATGAACTTTTCAGCTGGAGACGTCATCTTACTTGACCAGCGTCCAGGTGACCCGCTCGATTGTTACATCGAAGGCTATCACAAGTTTCAGGGAAGCCCCGGTATCTATAAGGGCAATCATGCCTGTCGTGTGACCAAAACGATGAACTAA
- a CDS encoding Flagellar biosynthetic protein FliR: MAFTQPIHILLPEFQAFLVLISRIGGLLAAFPVLSGRAVPLKVKVALILTLGLLLAPMVHLPVVPYDPLSLAAGLVSEMTIGLAIGLAVRLFFSALEVAGELIGIQMGFGVVQIFDPATAHQTPIIGRYFTLLASLVFLSLNGHMFLVATILSSYEAIPAFGASLPREVGDDVLRLSQNMFVLGLKLAAPVLVVIFMINILLAMLGRAVSQINVFVISFPVTIAGGLAVLALSMPFTVNLLAREMERLQLTIQALLKALGHG; the protein is encoded by the coding sequence ATGGCTTTCACGCAGCCGATCCATATTTTGCTCCCTGAATTCCAGGCATTCTTGGTCCTTATTTCCCGGATTGGAGGGCTGCTGGCTGCGTTCCCTGTCTTGAGCGGACGAGCGGTTCCACTGAAAGTCAAAGTCGCGCTGATTCTGACCTTGGGATTGTTGTTAGCTCCGATGGTCCATCTTCCGGTCGTGCCTTATGATCCGCTCTCTCTCGCGGCAGGACTCGTGAGCGAAATGACGATCGGACTGGCGATCGGACTGGCCGTGCGGCTGTTTTTCAGCGCGCTGGAGGTTGCGGGTGAATTGATCGGTATCCAAATGGGATTTGGTGTCGTCCAGATTTTTGACCCCGCTACGGCGCACCAAACTCCGATCATCGGTCGATACTTTACCTTGCTGGCGTCGCTCGTGTTTCTCTCTCTCAATGGGCACATGTTTCTGGTTGCCACCATTCTGTCAAGCTACGAGGCTATTCCAGCGTTTGGGGCCTCCCTTCCGAGAGAAGTGGGAGATGATGTCTTACGTCTTTCTCAGAACATGTTCGTGCTGGGCTTGAAGTTGGCCGCACCCGTGCTCGTCGTGATTTTCATGATTAATATTCTTTTAGCCATGCTGGGACGTGCGGTCAGTCAAATTAATGTGTTCGTTATAAGCTTTCCCGTCACGATTGCCGGTGGCTTGGCCGTGTTGGCGCTCTCGATGCCATTTACGGTGAACCTCTTGGCTCGGGAGATGGAACGTCTCCAACTGACGATCCAGGCACTTCTGAAAGCGTTGGGACATGGCTGA
- a CDS encoding flagellar biosynthesis protein: MTPEMVTELGRHALETTLLVASPILGLSLFIGLAISALQAMTQLNEATLTFVPKVLALFGALLVFLPWMLNVMTTYMSNLLMNIPNYVR, translated from the coding sequence ATGACACCGGAGATGGTGACCGAATTGGGTCGACACGCATTGGAAACGACGTTGCTGGTGGCATCCCCGATTCTCGGGCTGAGTCTGTTCATCGGGCTGGCCATCAGTGCGCTGCAGGCCATGACGCAGCTGAACGAAGCCACGCTGACCTTTGTGCCTAAGGTGTTGGCTCTCTTCGGCGCTCTCCTCGTGTTTCTTCCGTGGATGCTCAACGTGATGACGACCTATATGTCGAATCTGCTCATGAATATTCCTAACTACGTGCGCTAG
- a CDS encoding RNA polymerase sigma factor FliA: MRKTAVSHVRKSFIAQGARREELIKEFAHVIRAMAHRLAFRLPAYLDAEDLISVGTIGLMDAMDKYDPTREAKFKTYAEFRIRGAMLDEIRSMDWIPRSVHERIGLLQKTHVMLMSRFGRPPHDEEVAAELKMSMEELDDFITRARGAVLISVDDLSLQEPDGHKVVKMLADTHTPDPLSSLVNDREREVIATAIRLLPEKERLVLTLYYYEELTMKEIGELIKVTESRVCQIHTKAIIRLKASLQATG; the protein is encoded by the coding sequence ATGAGAAAGACTGCCGTATCGCACGTGCGTAAATCCTTCATCGCGCAGGGAGCTAGGCGTGAGGAACTCATCAAAGAGTTCGCTCACGTGATTCGCGCGATGGCTCATCGACTGGCTTTTCGGCTCCCGGCCTACTTGGATGCTGAGGATCTCATCTCAGTCGGCACGATTGGGTTGATGGATGCCATGGATAAGTATGATCCCACCCGAGAGGCAAAATTTAAGACTTATGCCGAGTTCCGCATTCGGGGCGCCATGTTGGATGAAATCCGCTCAATGGATTGGATCCCGCGATCCGTACACGAACGCATCGGGTTGCTCCAAAAAACGCATGTGATGCTCATGAGCCGGTTCGGTCGTCCTCCACACGATGAGGAGGTAGCGGCGGAGTTGAAGATGTCGATGGAGGAGCTGGACGATTTCATCACCCGCGCACGAGGAGCCGTGCTGATCAGTGTCGACGATTTGAGTCTGCAGGAGCCGGACGGGCATAAAGTGGTTAAGATGCTGGCGGACACACATACTCCTGATCCACTCTCGTCTTTGGTGAACGATCGCGAGCGTGAAGTGATCGCCACAGCCATTCGGCTGTTGCCGGAAAAAGAGCGGTTGGTTCTGACGCTGTATTACTATGAAGAGCTCACGATGAAGGAAATTGGAGAGCTCATAAAAGTGACCGAATCACGCGTCTGTCAAATACACACGAAGGCCATCATTCGCCTCAAAGCGAGCTTGCAAGCGACGGGTTGA
- a CDS encoding hypothetical protein (conserved protein of unknown function) has protein sequence MIDLWESLFRTVSALAIVLVLMGIATVIFRRVMGPRLGVGGQRPLVQVVATGYLAPRKTVSLVSVAGEYLIVGTTATDLVPLGRLTDSTQLHELLTRTTGTTATPTSSLPDSVVSSWLTRWPVVSVRYDKDVHGQ, from the coding sequence GTGATCGATCTGTGGGAAAGCCTGTTCCGTACCGTCTCCGCCTTGGCCATTGTGCTGGTGTTGATGGGGATTGCGACGGTCATTTTCCGCCGCGTAATGGGGCCTCGCTTGGGAGTGGGAGGACAGCGTCCACTCGTTCAAGTGGTGGCGACGGGATATCTTGCTCCGCGCAAGACCGTCTCGCTCGTATCGGTCGCGGGGGAGTATCTGATCGTTGGGACGACAGCGACTGATCTTGTTCCTTTGGGGCGTCTCACTGATTCCACTCAATTACATGAATTATTGACGCGAACCACGGGGACAACAGCTACGCCGACGTCATCCCTTCCGGACTCAGTAGTTTCGTCCTGGCTTACGCGTTGGCCCGTCGTCTCGGTTCGTTACGATAAGGATGTTCATGGGCAATAG